The Halalkalibacillus sediminis region ACTCATCAAATCCGATGTCTTCATCGCTGTCTTCAAGTCTATAGACATCCATATGAAACAACTTTTTATCCCCGCGATATTCCTTAATGATTGTATATGTAGGGCTGTTCACGGTTCGCTTCACCCCTAGCCCTTTTGCCAGTCCTTTGGTGAAGGTCGTCTTCCCAGCGCCAAGATCGCCATCCAGCGTAAGAACATCGCCTTCAATAAGCAATTGTCCTAAAGACTCACTCAGTTGTCTTGTCTCTTCCTCTGATTCAGTTGTGAATTTATACATATTATCACCTTTTACCGATGTTGATATCCACTTGATTGCAGCACTCTTCTCTCACCATCTTTATGTAAAAATACAGACGGTTGATCTTTAGTGGACGCCAACACTCTTCCAATATTCGTTACTGTTATACCTACCTGTTTACATTTATCTTTAAGTAACTCCCAGTCTTTCTCGGGGCATGTTCCTACCAGTTCAAAATCTTCCCCGAAAGACAGAATACATTCATCTAGTTTGTGCTCATCGAGTTCGTTTAACTCCTTACGGTACGGGAGTCTCTCCCACTCTATGAGTAAGTTTGTTTTCGATGCCTGAGCAATTTCATTCAACTCAGAAGAAATTCCGTCACTTACATCATTCAGAGAAATTCGATCAAACTTCTCTGTAGCATTTACAAAAGAAACCTGTGGTTCAGGGCGGACGTGTCTCTTAACAAAATAATTATTGAAATCAACTTCATTTCGATTCAATAATTCATAACCATAGCCAGAATCCCCTAGTGAACCAGTAACAAAAACGATGTCAC contains the following coding sequences:
- the tsaE gene encoding tRNA (adenosine(37)-N6)-threonylcarbamoyltransferase complex ATPase subunit type 1 TsaE; translation: MYKFTTESEEETRQLSESLGQLLIEGDVLTLDGDLGAGKTTFTKGLAKGLGVKRTVNSPTYTIIKEYRGDKKLFHMDVYRLEDSDEDIGFDEYFYGDGITVVEWSTFIKDFLPEERLEIRVEKVDEQSRVFHFEPKGNRMIRVCEELQG
- the thiL gene encoding thiamine-phosphate kinase — protein: MDEFDFIQSIKPSYYKQSSVVKGIGDDGAIIRPTFGQDLVITSDTMVENVHFSLDYMSFEDVGYRVLAANLSDVAAMGAVPRYYIVNINVPEQISNEELVLVYQGMKELADSYRVDLIGGDTVSGKEFSISITAFGSVSPELKRNRSSAEDGDIVFVTGSLGDSGYGYELLNRNEVDFNNYFVKRHVRPEPQVSFVNATEKFDRISLNDVSDGISSELNEIAQASKTNLLIEWERLPYRKELNELDEHKLDECILSFGEDFELVGTCPEKDWELLKDKCKQVGITVTNIGRVLASTKDQPSVFLHKDGERRVLQSSGYQHR